The Mycobacterium paragordonae DNA segment CCTTCATCAACGAGACCGCAATGCTGGTGACTGTGCTAATCATTCCGGTGACGGCGCTGCTAAGCCCGTTTCACCGCTGGTGGCCGGTATCAACGCCGTTCGCGCTGCAAGTGCTTCTGGCGGTGGCGGTAGCCGATCTCGGCATCACGCTGGTGCACATGATCAGTCACAGAGTGGGCTGGCTGTGGCGACTGCATGCGGTACATCACAGCGTGAAGCGATTCTACGGCTTCAACGGCCTGATGAAGCATCCCGCGCACGGTGCGCTTGAATTAGCAGCAGGCACAGCGCCGTTATTTGCCATGGGGATGCCGTCGTCGGTGGCCGAAGCGCTGGCGGTATGCATCGCGGTGCAGTTGCTGCTGCAACACTCCAACGCCGACTACCGTATCGGCCCGATGCGTTCGGTGCTGGCGCTCAATGAAGGCCACCGATTTCACCACCTGAAATGGGCTGGCGCGGGTGACGTCAACTTCGGGCTGTTCACCCTGACCTGGGATCACGCCCTGCGCACCTACTCGTACGACCCCCGCCGCCGGTTTCGTACCGAAGACCTCGGCATGGCCGCGAAGCCCAATTACCCCGCGGCGTACCTCGCCCAGCTGATCGAGCCGTTTCGCGCGAGGGGCGCATGTCACTTCGACGACCGGCCGACGGCAACCCGGCGCACCTCGAGGGCAGCTTAGCGAGTTGCCGAACGCGCTGTCGCTGGGATCGCCTGGCCGCTACCGGTTACGGAGGCTCCGCTAACAACTCGCACGCGTCCGTGCCCTCAGTTACGGATCCTTGTTTCTCTTGCAACGTACGGTGAGGTGGAACGTCCG contains these protein-coding regions:
- a CDS encoding sterol desaturase family protein; this translates as MVEWLARYGYVPLMLVGINGVAIAVARTPWAGLWMVALITAAIGLSFAMERVLPYAREWNHSFGDARRDATHAFINETAMLVTVLIIPVTALLSPFHRWWPVSTPFALQVLLAVAVADLGITLVHMISHRVGWLWRLHAVHHSVKRFYGFNGLMKHPAHGALELAAGTAPLFAMGMPSSVAEALAVCIAVQLLLQHSNADYRIGPMRSVLALNEGHRFHHLKWAGAGDVNFGLFTLTWDHALRTYSYDPRRRFRTEDLGMAAKPNYPAAYLAQLIEPFRARGACHFDDRPTATRRTSRAA